A window of the Anthonomus grandis grandis chromosome 9, icAntGran1.3, whole genome shotgun sequence genome harbors these coding sequences:
- the LOC126740650 gene encoding uncharacterized protein LOC126740650, with translation MKVTIFVFLTILHSGLPLSCYQCDKELCKNNATWSVLNACGTAILPNKTAILDPNPGTAIDFQQDVLENFRLGVCVSAQYTEIDGKTYTVKSCIIVNTTDPKPENHCETYLNQPTHGQVKPLYRNVRHCHICRDKDMCNSGNLRDFMLFLPVTFLFNVFLFI, from the exons atgaaagtgacaattttcgtaTTCTTGACTATTCTTCATTCAG GTTTACCCTTGTCGTGTTATCAATGTGACAAAGAGTTGTGCAAGAACAATGCAACATGGTCGGTGTTGAACGCCTGCGGTACGGCGATTCTACCAAACAAAACCGCAATACTCGATCCAAACCCGGGAACCGCCATTGACTTTCAGCAAGACGTATTAGAGAATTTTAGATTGGGCGTTTGTGTGTCCGCCCAATATACAG aAATCGATGGAAAGACGTACACGGTGAAATCTTGCATAATCGTCAACACAACCGATCCAAAACCGGAGAACCATTGCGAGACTTACCTGAACCAACCTACCCACGGACAAGTGAAGCCTTTATACCGAAATGTCCGTCACTGTCACATTTGTCGCGATAAGGACATGTGCAACTCGGGAAATTTAAGAGATTTTATGCTTTTCTTGCCCGTAACGTTTTTATTCAATGtcttcttatttatttag